The following are from one region of the Ruficoccus sp. ZRK36 genome:
- the nusB gene encoding transcription antitermination factor NusB encodes MPEYEQAPGEDPQLPQPAEKAPRAKAPSPRRQNRVAAMQFLYMAEVNVPTELAASLYDFFHNREHPRDFYAFAESLASGAWENREAVDAAIREHAKNWAFDRIAKVDLAILRLAIYELLFRRDIPPIVSINEAIDLSKEFSTPDAKRFINGILDKLKGTLDRPLRTADV; translated from the coding sequence ATGCCCGAGTACGAACAAGCCCCCGGTGAAGATCCGCAGCTCCCTCAGCCCGCGGAAAAGGCTCCCCGTGCCAAGGCACCCTCGCCCCGCCGCCAGAACCGCGTCGCCGCCATGCAGTTTCTCTACATGGCCGAGGTAAATGTGCCCACCGAGCTGGCCGCCTCCCTTTACGACTTTTTCCACAACCGCGAGCACCCGCGCGACTTCTACGCCTTTGCCGAGTCGCTCGCCTCCGGTGCCTGGGAAAACCGCGAAGCGGTGGATGCCGCCATCCGCGAGCACGCCAAAAACTGGGCCTTTGACCGCATCGCCAAGGTGGACCTCGCCATCCTGCGCCTGGCCATCTACGAGCTGCTCTTCCGCCGCGACATCCCGCCCATCGTCTCCATCAACGAGGCCATCGACCTCTCCAAGGAGTTCTCCACCCCCGACGCCAAGCGCTTCATCAACGGCATCCTCGACAAGCTCAAAGGCACCCTCGACCGTCCGCTGCGCACGGCGGATGTGTGA
- a CDS encoding DeoR/GlpR family DNA-binding transcription regulator: MTNKQRLDLIEKYIREHKYADLHTLADKFDISLSTVRRALNELEAANIICRHHGGASLVEEDTSSTGYDFITQDNRQTEQKHAIARKMAELIEPGMTVMLDGGTSTYTVARALVEKRLVVITNSLPIAALFGEVGSSETIVTGGTVYSRLGILYGPACEQAINRVHVDIAVCGCAGMTPEGIWNNNSFIASFQQHMINVCDQLYFVMDSTKMGKRALSLVTELSDKFTIITDKEPPAEIAEPAAKAGTRIIVAPPSRIES, translated from the coding sequence ATGACGAATAAACAGCGCCTCGACCTGATCGAAAAGTATATCCGCGAACACAAGTACGCGGACCTGCATACGCTTGCCGACAAGTTCGACATCAGCCTGTCCACCGTCCGGCGCGCGCTGAACGAGTTGGAGGCCGCCAATATCATCTGCCGCCACCATGGCGGAGCCAGTCTGGTCGAAGAGGACACCAGCTCGACCGGCTACGACTTTATCACGCAGGACAACCGCCAGACAGAGCAGAAGCACGCCATCGCCCGCAAGATGGCCGAGCTGATCGAGCCGGGCATGACCGTCATGCTCGATGGGGGCACCAGCACCTATACCGTGGCACGCGCCCTGGTGGAAAAGCGTCTGGTCGTCATCACCAATTCCCTGCCGATCGCTGCGCTCTTCGGCGAGGTCGGCTCCTCGGAGACGATTGTCACCGGTGGCACGGTCTACTCCCGCCTCGGCATCCTCTACGGCCCGGCCTGTGAGCAGGCGATCAACCGCGTACACGTGGACATCGCCGTGTGTGGCTGCGCCGGGATGACCCCCGAGGGCATCTGGAACAACAACTCCTTTATCGCGTCCTTCCAGCAGCACATGATCAATGTCTGCGACCAGCTCTACTTCGTCATGGACAGCACAAAGATGGGCAAACGCGCCCTGAGCCTGGTGACGGAGCTCTCCGACAAGTTTACCATCATCACCGACAAGGAGCCACCCGCCGAGATAGCGGAGCCTGCCGCCAAGGCCGGAACCCGTATCATCGTAGCACCTCCCAGCCGGATCGAATCCTGA
- a CDS encoding SMP-30/gluconolactonase/LRE family protein: protein MKTHHPTMLHPCASQHGEGAYWWDDRQQLIWVDILACEVHLYDPAKDEDRMWKVPCHVGFAHPTVEGDLLLGTRDGIARLDLKSNEITFIVDPEAGMDETRFNDGKPGPDGRLYGGSMAYGGKGPWGSLWLIEKDFNYRHLIDNVTISNGLCWTKDEQTMFYIDSPTRLVEAFDYDAATGNLENRRTVVEVPQDLGVPDGMTIDADDNLWVAIYGGSMVACYDSQTGQMIEQVPCPTPKVTCVSFGGPDLSTLYINTSKAGIDEMTPDEAKVAGHLFACEPGAKGRRNYVFGE, encoded by the coding sequence ATGAAAACCCATCACCCGACCATGCTTCATCCCTGCGCCTCCCAACACGGTGAAGGCGCCTACTGGTGGGACGACCGCCAACAACTGATCTGGGTAGACATCCTGGCCTGCGAAGTCCACCTCTACGATCCGGCCAAGGATGAAGACCGCATGTGGAAGGTACCCTGCCACGTCGGCTTCGCACATCCGACCGTCGAGGGGGATCTGCTGCTGGGGACCCGTGATGGCATTGCCCGGCTCGACCTCAAGAGCAACGAGATCACCTTTATCGTCGACCCCGAGGCCGGGATGGACGAAACGCGCTTTAACGACGGTAAGCCCGGCCCGGACGGACGCCTCTATGGCGGCTCCATGGCCTACGGCGGCAAGGGCCCCTGGGGCAGCCTCTGGCTGATCGAGAAAGACTTTAACTACCGCCACCTGATCGACAACGTCACCATCTCCAACGGCCTGTGCTGGACCAAGGACGAGCAGACGATGTTCTACATCGACTCCCCCACCCGCCTGGTCGAAGCCTTTGACTACGACGCCGCTACCGGCAACCTGGAAAACCGCCGCACGGTGGTCGAGGTGCCGCAGGACCTCGGTGTGCCCGACGGCATGACCATCGACGCCGACGACAACCTCTGGGTCGCGATCTACGGGGGCTCCATGGTCGCCTGCTATGACTCACAGACCGGCCAGATGATCGAGCAGGTCCCCTGCCCGACCCCCAAGGTGACCTGCGTGAGCTTCGGCGGTCCCGACCTGAGCACCCTTTACATCAATACCTCCAAGGCAGGTATCGACGAAATGACCCCCGATGAGGCCAAAGTCGCCGGGCACCTGTTCGCCTGTGAACCGGGCGCCAAAGGCCGCCGCAACTACGTCTTCGGGGAGTAG
- the ribH gene encoding 6,7-dimethyl-8-ribityllumazine synthase, translated as MSFHAPEPLKIDGSDLYFGVVAARYNGDYVEALIKRIADIFKEAGVPAPNVRVERVPGSNEIPYVAQMMAASRQYDCIVALGVIIRGGTAHDEVIAHSTAGILQRISMMTECPIINGILTVNNLEQAEERVNGHADRGAEFGRAALEMARHKLKYVQLLDDIDAEAAANDINDLFNKN; from the coding sequence ATGTCTTTCCACGCACCAGAACCTTTAAAGATCGATGGCTCGGACCTCTACTTCGGTGTCGTCGCAGCCCGCTACAACGGCGACTATGTCGAGGCCCTGATCAAGCGCATCGCCGATATTTTCAAGGAGGCTGGCGTCCCGGCTCCCAATGTCCGCGTGGAGCGCGTCCCCGGCTCAAACGAGATCCCCTACGTGGCCCAGATGATGGCCGCCTCCCGCCAGTACGACTGCATCGTCGCCCTTGGCGTGATCATTCGCGGCGGTACCGCACACGATGAGGTTATCGCCCACAGCACCGCAGGCATCCTGCAGCGCATCTCCATGATGACGGAGTGCCCGATCATCAACGGTATCCTCACCGTCAACAATCTGGAGCAGGCCGAGGAGCGCGTAAACGGTCATGCCGACCGTGGGGCCGAGTTTGGCCGCGCAGCCCTGGAGATGGCCCGCCACAAGCTCAAGTACGTGCAGCTGCTGGACGACATCGACGCCGAGGCCGCCGCTAACGACATCAACGACCTTTTTAACAAGAACTGA
- a CDS encoding metallophosphoesterase, with product MVQASGMDTAAAIPSSEPTGDLYTQLGQRLGEDNLERRLRAQQELEAHMAIQGRGIFRLEKYIRMENLLTVLFKSTGLYGRGYRNFLDVRLIHNRVILPSLPEAFEGYRILQIADLHTDLDPALPDKVVAALEGIEYDLCVNTGDFRNRTRDCHRTSMRQTALIYRHVHGLMLGVLGNHDFIEKVPDLEAMGIRVLLNEATPIERDGQVLWFAGVDDAYYYQTHDLARPWQGIPSGACTVLLSHSPQTYLEAEALGADFMLSGHTHGGQLCLPGGRPLITHCPVPRSFCSGPWRHGKLQGYTSRGTGAGCVPLRFNCPAELTVHTLTRGITR from the coding sequence ATGGTTCAGGCTTCCGGTATGGACACCGCTGCGGCAATCCCCTCATCCGAACCGACCGGCGACCTGTATACACAGCTCGGCCAGCGACTGGGTGAAGATAACCTGGAGCGCCGCTTGCGGGCGCAGCAGGAGCTCGAAGCCCACATGGCGATACAGGGGCGGGGCATCTTTCGGCTGGAGAAATACATCCGCATGGAGAACCTGCTCACGGTCCTCTTTAAATCGACCGGCCTCTATGGGCGCGGATACCGGAACTTTCTCGATGTGCGCCTGATCCATAACCGCGTCATCCTGCCAAGCCTGCCCGAGGCATTCGAAGGCTACCGTATCCTCCAGATCGCCGACCTGCACACCGACCTCGACCCGGCGCTGCCGGACAAGGTCGTCGCCGCGCTGGAGGGCATCGAGTACGACCTGTGCGTGAACACCGGGGACTTCCGCAACCGCACCCGCGACTGCCACCGGACCAGCATGCGGCAGACGGCGCTCATTTACCGCCACGTGCACGGCCTCATGCTCGGCGTGCTCGGTAACCACGACTTTATCGAAAAGGTGCCCGATCTGGAGGCCATGGGGATTCGCGTGCTGCTCAACGAGGCCACCCCGATCGAGCGCGACGGACAGGTGCTATGGTTCGCGGGCGTGGACGATGCCTACTATTATCAGACCCACGACCTGGCGCGTCCCTGGCAGGGCATCCCATCAGGAGCCTGCACGGTCCTGCTCTCCCACAGTCCACAGACCTACCTGGAGGCCGAGGCGCTCGGAGCGGACTTCATGCTCTCCGGTCATACCCACGGGGGGCAGCTCTGCCTGCCCGGTGGCCGCCCGCTGATCACTCACTGCCCTGTGCCGCGCAGTTTCTGCTCCGGCCCATGGCGTCACGGCAAACTTCAGGGCTACACCTCGCGGGGCACAGGCGCCGGATGCGTCCCTCTGCGCTTCAACTGTCCGGCCGAACTCACCGTTCACACACTGACCCGAGGGATTACCCGATAG
- a CDS encoding FGGY-family carbohydrate kinase, with protein sequence MNKVHAAAIDLGATSGRVIVGTWSDDGLELTEVHRFPNGFNRLNNNDYWDIGSLFAQVRKGLQEAKRLFPGLVSCGVDTWGVDHVLLDEDGRLCFPMHAYRDQRTEALRKRIIDSGDDRKLYDWTGLPPINYNTAIQLGETLSAFPQLKEMANRVLLLPDYFNYLLSGKMCNEVSIASTGQLLDIDGVSFSEETLEYFGIPQKWLEGPSKAGAKLGKVRDIEGLEDVETILVPGHDTSCAFEAIPKTGNDIFISAGTWLLVGGLTAQPAKGDDAYKLGVSNERDGLGGYRPNKILLGLWLLEQLSSKLPNKPKSGAEWDAVTDQAADLPTPDVLIDCTDEALFNPEDMKAAIDENLSRQGGTPPESLAAYMRLICDSLARSVADSVALFGRMTHEDFDNIAIVGGGSKNQLLCQRIADASGLPVTSYSLEGTSVGNIGYQLLGMGVIENLDVYRAKIAQGINKHVYRPA encoded by the coding sequence ATGAACAAAGTACACGCCGCCGCCATCGACCTGGGAGCCACCAGTGGACGCGTCATCGTCGGAACCTGGTCTGACGATGGCCTCGAACTGACCGAGGTCCACCGCTTTCCCAACGGCTTCAATCGCCTGAACAATAACGACTACTGGGACATCGGCTCCCTCTTTGCCCAGGTCCGCAAGGGCCTGCAGGAGGCCAAGCGGCTCTTCCCCGGTCTGGTCTCGTGTGGCGTGGACACCTGGGGCGTGGACCACGTCCTGCTCGATGAGGACGGACGCCTGTGCTTCCCGATGCATGCCTACCGCGACCAGCGGACGGAGGCCCTGCGCAAGCGCATCATCGACTCCGGCGACGACCGTAAACTCTACGACTGGACCGGACTCCCCCCGATCAACTACAACACCGCCATCCAGCTCGGCGAAACCCTGAGCGCCTTCCCCCAGCTGAAGGAGATGGCCAACCGCGTGCTGCTGCTCCCGGATTATTTCAACTACCTGCTCTCGGGCAAGATGTGCAATGAGGTCTCGATTGCCAGCACCGGCCAGCTGCTCGACATCGACGGCGTCTCCTTTTCAGAAGAAACACTGGAGTACTTCGGCATCCCGCAAAAGTGGCTTGAGGGCCCCTCGAAAGCCGGAGCCAAGCTCGGCAAGGTCCGCGACATCGAAGGGCTCGAAGACGTCGAGACTATCCTCGTCCCCGGCCACGACACCTCCTGCGCCTTTGAGGCGATCCCGAAGACCGGTAACGATATCTTTATCTCCGCGGGCACCTGGCTGCTCGTCGGGGGCCTCACGGCCCAACCGGCTAAAGGCGACGATGCCTACAAGCTCGGAGTCAGCAATGAGCGCGACGGCCTGGGCGGCTATCGTCCGAATAAAATCCTGCTCGGGCTCTGGCTGCTGGAGCAGCTCTCCTCCAAGCTCCCCAACAAGCCCAAGAGTGGTGCCGAGTGGGATGCTGTCACTGACCAGGCCGCAGACCTGCCCACCCCCGATGTGCTCATCGACTGCACCGACGAAGCGCTTTTCAATCCCGAGGACATGAAGGCCGCGATCGACGAAAACCTGAGCCGCCAGGGTGGTACACCGCCTGAATCCCTCGCCGCCTATATGCGCTTGATCTGTGATTCACTGGCCCGCTCCGTCGCCGACTCCGTGGCCCTCTTTGGGCGCATGACGCACGAGGACTTTGACAACATCGCCATCGTTGGCGGTGGCTCCAAAAACCAGCTCCTGTGCCAGCGTATCGCCGATGCCAGCGGCCTGCCCGTCACCAGCTACAGCCTGGAGGGCACCTCCGTCGGCAACATCGGTTACCAGCTGCTCGGCATGGGCGTGATCGAGAATCTCGATGTGTACCGCGCCAAGATCGCGCAGGGCATCAACAAGCACGTCTACCGCCCGGCCTGA
- the aroB gene encoding 3-dehydroquinate synthase codes for MSEQLTVELGERSYPIIITATRDEHDIALNKYGGMVRNTAVIYDHNTFKNCLNRVPDQVVSIGFSPGEQTKCFTNLQRIMDEMAEARIDRGGKLIALGGGVIGDLGGFAAASYLRGIDFFQVPTTLLAMVDSSVGGKTGINIAAGKNLVGAFWQPQAVFICTEFLKTLPPREFAAGMAEIIKYGMLYDRALFDQLAALEEPLSWEHPALPGIIRRCCEIKAEVVKADEKETAASGGRALLNLGHTFAHAIENVAGYGTYLHGEAVGIGLVLAAELSVRLSDDGAIGFDFTAEDAAAVRKLVAANGLPTSLRDPIGGQAAPALDLEKLLDAMRRDKKVRSGRLRFVAMEEIGRAVTVADVDESWIRELWTASRG; via the coding sequence ATGAGCGAGCAATTGACCGTCGAACTGGGGGAGCGCAGCTACCCGATCATCATCACCGCCACCCGTGACGAGCATGATATTGCTTTAAACAAGTACGGCGGTATGGTGCGAAATACTGCCGTCATCTACGATCATAATACCTTCAAAAATTGTCTTAATCGGGTGCCCGATCAAGTTGTAAGTATTGGCTTTAGTCCCGGGGAGCAGACCAAGTGCTTCACCAACCTCCAGCGCATCATGGACGAGATGGCTGAGGCCCGCATCGATCGTGGCGGTAAGCTGATCGCGCTCGGCGGGGGTGTCATCGGCGACCTCGGCGGCTTCGCCGCTGCCAGCTACCTGCGCGGGATCGACTTCTTTCAGGTGCCCACCACGCTGCTTGCCATGGTGGACAGCTCCGTCGGCGGCAAGACCGGGATCAACATCGCCGCCGGTAAGAACCTCGTCGGCGCCTTCTGGCAGCCGCAGGCGGTTTTCATCTGCACCGAGTTTTTAAAGACGCTCCCGCCGCGCGAGTTCGCTGCCGGGATGGCCGAGATCATCAAGTACGGGATGCTCTACGACCGCGCGCTTTTCGACCAGCTCGCCGCGCTGGAGGAGCCCCTGAGCTGGGAGCACCCGGCGCTGCCCGGCATCATCCGTCGCTGCTGCGAGATCAAGGCCGAGGTCGTCAAGGCCGACGAAAAGGAAACCGCCGCCAGCGGGGGGCGCGCCCTGCTCAACCTCGGGCACACCTTCGCGCACGCCATCGAGAACGTCGCCGGCTACGGCACCTACCTGCACGGTGAGGCCGTGGGCATCGGCCTGGTGCTTGCCGCCGAGCTGTCTGTCCGCCTGAGCGATGACGGCGCGATCGGCTTCGACTTCACCGCCGAGGATGCCGCCGCCGTGCGCAAGCTCGTCGCCGCCAATGGCCTGCCGACTTCCCTCCGCGATCCCATCGGTGGCCAGGCCGCTCCCGCCCTCGACCTGGAAAAACTGTTGGACGCCATGCGCCGGGACAAAAAAGTCCGCTCCGGCCGCCTGCGCTTTGTGGCCATGGAGGAGATCGGCCGCGCCGTCACCGTGGCCGATGTCGACGAGAGCTGGATCCGCGAACTGTGGACCGCCAGCAGGGGATAG
- the ftsY gene encoding signal recognition particle-docking protein FtsY has protein sequence MASFFSRFRDGLKKTTPTFYKIFGKVGGIFSGKSLDAASLDELEEALYGADFGVETATEIIEEIQAAYKKDKSLRGQDAARIGATVLKRVLTGAELTGDFREHNPEVICLIGVNGSGKTTTAAKLAWRFKEEGRGVVLGACDTFRAAANEQIKTWADRLDLELVASQHKADAAAVAFDAWQAANSRHRDILVLDTAGRLHTKSNLMEELKKIRRVLQKHDESAPHHAWLVVDGSLGSNSIDQARVFHEAFGLTGLIITKLDGTSRGGALVGIYRELGIPIAFVGLGEQKEDLQPFSVDNYVNAIFGLEA, from the coding sequence ATGGCCTCATTTTTTTCGCGATTCAGAGATGGTCTGAAAAAGACCACGCCGACCTTTTACAAGATATTCGGTAAGGTCGGGGGCATTTTCAGCGGCAAGAGCCTCGATGCGGCCAGCCTCGACGAGCTGGAGGAGGCCCTCTACGGGGCGGACTTCGGGGTCGAGACCGCCACCGAGATTATCGAGGAGATTCAGGCCGCCTACAAAAAAGACAAGTCCCTGCGCGGGCAGGACGCCGCCCGCATCGGGGCCACCGTGCTCAAGCGCGTGCTGACGGGGGCCGAGCTGACGGGTGATTTCCGCGAGCACAACCCCGAGGTCATTTGCCTGATCGGGGTCAACGGCTCCGGCAAGACTACCACCGCTGCCAAGCTCGCCTGGCGCTTTAAAGAAGAGGGGCGCGGGGTCGTGCTCGGCGCTTGCGATACATTCCGCGCTGCAGCCAACGAGCAGATCAAGACCTGGGCCGACCGCCTCGACCTGGAGCTGGTCGCCAGCCAGCACAAGGCCGATGCCGCCGCCGTGGCTTTCGATGCCTGGCAGGCCGCCAATTCGCGCCACCGCGACATCCTTGTTCTCGACACCGCCGGTCGCCTCCACACCAAGAGCAACCTGATGGAGGAGCTGAAGAAAATTCGCCGCGTCCTGCAAAAGCACGACGAGAGCGCCCCGCACCATGCGTGGCTGGTGGTGGATGGCTCCCTCGGCTCGAACTCCATCGACCAGGCCCGCGTGTTCCACGAAGCTTTTGGGCTGACCGGCCTCATCATCACCAAGCTCGACGGCACCAGCCGGGGCGGTGCGCTGGTGGGCATCTACCGCGAGCTGGGCATCCCCATCGCCTTCGTCGGGCTGGGCGAGCAGAAGGAGGACCTCCAGCCCTTTAGCGTCGATAACTACGTCAACGCCATCTTCGGGCTGGAGGCTTAG
- a CDS encoding sugar porter family MFS transporter — MSNPASAQSSIPTHLRAILEEVESALEKVAIKPLSSFFVGTVAAMSGVLFGFDASIAAATGSSVNNFFGLEQAPLLQGLWVAAVPLGALIGALFGGKVSDRFGRKKGLIFNAILFIAGIAVAAVAPAFGVFVAARLMMGLAIGNSAVITPMYMAEVAPPESRGRILFMYQLSIVVGILFSFIVGVVVDASIKDTSMNWRVMLGIGLVPAFIFLFGMLRMPNSPRWLIENKYLQEAHHVLLRMMGREEARSTFCDIHEAAARKTSVNIKACFGKLILPVMLLGFFLQFFQQSTGINADMYFGPQIFSQGGFSASAAMWAQVAMGLVNLIATIVSIFLVDKLGRRKLMFIGVTGIIIMLGAQSYLFHRYEKFQQTAAPEAQAITTTDSAGQRHTLPNAGSAVTHEQTSDTREAAQAGTAVKPGKPPAITYWIFASILLYIICFAISAGPLCWLMISEIFPIRFRGIGMSVAVAANWLVDYFVSQLFPVMKDGLGMSFTFLIYAGFTAVGLALAIRFLPETRGVPLEKIEENIYAGKPLRHIGR, encoded by the coding sequence ATGAGTAATCCAGCCTCGGCCCAATCGTCTATCCCCACCCATCTGCGCGCTATCCTCGAAGAGGTCGAGAGCGCACTGGAAAAGGTCGCCATCAAACCCCTGAGCAGCTTCTTCGTCGGCACGGTCGCTGCCATGTCGGGGGTGCTCTTCGGCTTCGACGCCTCGATCGCAGCCGCCACCGGCAGCTCCGTGAACAATTTCTTCGGGTTGGAGCAGGCTCCACTGCTGCAAGGGCTCTGGGTCGCCGCAGTTCCGCTGGGCGCCCTGATCGGGGCTCTCTTTGGCGGTAAGGTCTCGGACCGCTTCGGGCGAAAAAAGGGGCTCATCTTCAACGCCATTTTGTTTATCGCCGGGATCGCGGTGGCCGCTGTCGCCCCGGCCTTCGGGGTCTTTGTGGCCGCGCGCCTGATGATGGGGCTGGCCATCGGTAACTCCGCCGTGATCACCCCGATGTATATGGCCGAGGTGGCCCCGCCGGAATCACGCGGGCGCATCCTGTTCATGTATCAGCTATCGATTGTGGTCGGCATTCTCTTTTCCTTCATTGTCGGTGTGGTGGTGGATGCCTCCATCAAGGACACCTCGATGAACTGGCGCGTCATGCTCGGCATCGGCCTCGTCCCGGCGTTTATCTTTCTCTTTGGCATGCTGCGGATGCCGAACAGCCCCCGCTGGCTGATCGAAAACAAGTACCTGCAGGAGGCTCACCATGTGCTGCTGAGGATGATGGGGCGCGAGGAAGCTCGCTCGACCTTCTGCGACATCCACGAAGCCGCTGCCCGCAAAACCAGCGTCAACATCAAGGCCTGCTTCGGGAAGTTGATCCTGCCGGTCATGCTGCTGGGCTTCTTCCTCCAGTTTTTCCAACAGTCCACCGGGATCAACGCGGACATGTACTTCGGGCCGCAAATCTTCAGCCAGGGAGGATTCAGCGCCTCGGCGGCGATGTGGGCCCAAGTGGCGATGGGGCTGGTCAACCTTATCGCTACGATTGTCTCGATCTTTTTGGTGGATAAACTGGGCCGCCGTAAGCTGATGTTTATCGGCGTGACCGGGATCATTATCATGCTCGGTGCGCAGTCGTACCTGTTTCACCGGTATGAGAAGTTCCAGCAGACTGCCGCCCCCGAGGCACAGGCCATCACCACGACCGACAGTGCCGGCCAGCGCCATACCCTCCCGAATGCCGGGTCGGCCGTCACCCATGAGCAAACCTCCGACACCCGCGAGGCCGCTCAGGCAGGTACAGCCGTGAAGCCCGGTAAGCCTCCGGCCATCACGTACTGGATCTTCGCCAGTATCCTGCTGTACATCATCTGCTTTGCCATCAGTGCCGGGCCGCTGTGCTGGCTGATGATCAGTGAGATTTTCCCCATCCGCTTCCGCGGGATCGGCATGAGCGTGGCGGTTGCCGCCAACTGGCTCGTGGACTACTTCGTGAGCCAGCTCTTCCCGGTGATGAAAGACGGGCTGGGCATGTCGTTCACCTTCCTCATTTACGCCGGATTCACAGCCGTGGGACTGGCGCTGGCCATACGCTTCCTGCCGGAAACCCGTGGCGTGCCGCTGGAGAAAATCGAGGAAAACATCTACGCGGGCAAGCCGCTGCGGCATATCGGGCGTTAA
- a CDS encoding VOC family protein: protein MNLNKILETCLYADDLPAAETFYTRLLGHEPLAREEGKYIFYKLDGTMLLIFDPQASADNDEVPPHGTRGSTHVCFRIEAADIPGWRYRLEELGIPLEMEHIWREGVHSLYFRDPAGNSLEIAPWSLWDALTEE, encoded by the coding sequence TTGAACCTGAACAAGATCCTCGAAACCTGCCTCTACGCAGACGACCTGCCTGCGGCGGAAACCTTTTACACGCGCCTGCTCGGGCACGAGCCGCTGGCCCGCGAGGAGGGCAAGTACATCTTCTACAAGCTCGACGGCACCATGCTGCTGATCTTCGATCCGCAGGCCTCGGCTGATAACGACGAAGTGCCCCCGCACGGCACCCGCGGCTCCACCCACGTCTGCTTCCGCATCGAGGCGGCGGATATCCCCGGCTGGAGGTACCGGCTGGAGGAGCTGGGCATCCCGCTGGAGATGGAGCACATCTGGCGCGAGGGCGTGCACTCGCTCTACTTCCGCGATCCAGCCGGAAACAGCCTGGAAATTGCCCCCTGGAGCCTCTGGGACGCCCTGACGGAAGAATAG
- the ribB gene encoding 3,4-dihydroxy-2-butanone-4-phosphate synthase → MSNEATNPFDSIEEAIAAIAAGEPVIVTDDESRENEGDIIVAGSKATPEIINLMIREARGLVCVPMAAPQLQRLGIHSMVANNRESHGTNFTVSVDATEGITTGIGAYDRYKTISILSDPEATPDQLVQPGHIFPLGARPGGVLQRAGHTEAAVDLVTLAGLFPVGVICEILKEDGSSARLPDLVEFKKKHGLKLVSIADLIHYRHKREKLVTCVAKLPFESEFGQFDLHVFQSQSDHRKHIALTRGELNAEPTLVRVHSENILGDIFLSKAVTGHSSLTKALQRVAEEGHGVVLYMEQPDGGVKLVPGADGEPALAPAKMDFRDYGIGAQILSELGLRKIRLLSSTERRVVALDGYDLEIVETVPL, encoded by the coding sequence ATGTCCAACGAAGCCACCAACCCCTTCGATTCGATCGAGGAAGCCATTGCTGCGATAGCGGCGGGCGAACCCGTGATCGTGACCGATGACGAATCCCGTGAAAACGAGGGTGACATCATCGTCGCCGGCTCTAAAGCCACCCCCGAGATCATCAACCTGATGATCCGCGAGGCACGCGGCCTGGTCTGCGTGCCCATGGCCGCTCCGCAGCTTCAGCGCCTCGGCATCCACTCCATGGTGGCTAACAACCGCGAATCGCACGGGACAAACTTTACCGTCTCGGTCGATGCGACCGAGGGCATTACCACCGGTATCGGTGCCTACGACCGCTACAAGACGATCAGCATCCTTTCCGATCCGGAGGCCACTCCCGACCAGCTCGTGCAGCCGGGCCACATCTTCCCGCTCGGGGCGAGACCCGGTGGCGTCCTCCAGCGCGCCGGTCACACTGAGGCTGCCGTGGACCTCGTCACGCTGGCGGGCTTGTTCCCGGTCGGCGTTATCTGTGAGATTTTAAAAGAGGACGGCTCGTCCGCCCGCCTGCCGGACCTGGTTGAGTTCAAAAAGAAGCACGGCCTCAAGCTCGTCTCCATCGCGGACCTGATCCACTACCGCCACAAGCGCGAGAAGCTCGTCACCTGCGTGGCGAAGCTGCCCTTCGAGTCCGAGTTCGGGCAGTTCGACCTGCATGTGTTCCAGAGTCAGTCCGACCACCGCAAGCACATTGCCCTGACCCGTGGCGAGCTCAACGCCGAGCCCACGCTCGTGCGCGTCCACAGCGAGAACATCCTCGGCGACATCTTTCTGTCCAAGGCTGTAACCGGCCACTCCTCCCTGACCAAGGCCCTCCAGCGAGTGGCCGAGGAGGGGCACGGCGTTGTGCTCTACATGGAGCAGCCCGATGGCGGCGTGAAGCTCGTGCCCGGTGCCGACGGCGAGCCTGCCCTGGCCCCCGCCAAGATGGACTTCCGCGACTACGGGATCGGCGCGCAGATCCTCTCCGAGCTGGGCCTGCGCAAGATCCGGCTCCTCTCCAGCACCGAGCGCCGCGTCGTCGCCCTCGACGGCTACGACCTCGAAATCGTCGAGACCGTCCCACTCTGA